The following are from one region of the Ruficoccus sp. ZRK36 genome:
- a CDS encoding redoxin domain-containing protein, with translation MIKPGDKLDTNLSLKAVVNGEQTDCALADLLKRRTILSIYMKNNTRGCDLQTHALAEAAGDFDKLGWDIIAVSKDTCGSHLKYAQKQGIGFTLVSDPEYKITGAADAVIEKSMYGRKYMGPARCAILVEADGTVLGVIEKIDTKAHDEELKTLINEIG, from the coding sequence ATGATTAAGCCCGGTGATAAACTCGATACGAACCTCTCCCTCAAAGCCGTTGTCAATGGAGAGCAGACCGACTGTGCGCTGGCGGATCTGCTGAAGCGCCGCACTATTCTCTCCATTTATATGAAGAACAATACGCGCGGCTGCGACCTGCAGACGCACGCACTGGCAGAGGCTGCGGGCGACTTTGATAAGCTCGGCTGGGACATCATCGCCGTGAGTAAGGACACCTGCGGCTCTCATCTGAAGTATGCGCAGAAGCAGGGCATCGGCTTTACGCTTGTATCCGATCCTGAATACAAAATCACGGGGGCCGCCGATGCGGTGATCGAGAAGTCCATGTATGGCCGTAAATACATGGGGCCGGCGCGCTGCGCGATCCTCGTCGAGGCCGATGGCACCGTGCTCGGTGTGATCGAAAAGATCGACACCAAGGCCCACGACGAGGAACTGAAGACTTTGATCAACGAGATTGGCTGA
- a CDS encoding 5'-methylthioadenosine/S-adenosylhomocysteine nucleosidase codes for MIQRFFIACACLLVSAACAQSYGPRAFDGRTMTALVTAFDPEVDAVLAYLKASPDAELEEVKSFHGVRYYLGTYRGEPIIVFATGISITNAAMTTQMALDYFPIERVLFMGIAGGINPQWKPGDVVVPQYWYYHDENLYANPDPDHPGEYIIPPHQAAYYAGMPERISADPLMPHYRNDGMIFSREVAIVKDGQPEPKLTPYFTVAPELYAAAQDAVAGMELPKLGQRTVKLQVGGRGVSGSVFLDNRDYREWVWEVYQAEVTDMESAAVGQVCTVNGVDWIVIRAVSDLAGGQHKQNELDLYSVPASRFGTQLLFAVLDELTEAGQ; via the coding sequence ATGATCCAGCGTTTTTTCATCGCCTGTGCCTGCCTCCTTGTGTCCGCTGCCTGTGCGCAGTCCTATGGGCCGCGCGCCTTTGATGGGCGGACGATGACGGCGCTTGTCACCGCCTTTGACCCGGAGGTGGATGCGGTTTTGGCTTATTTAAAGGCATCTCCAGATGCCGAGCTGGAAGAGGTGAAAAGCTTCCATGGTGTGCGCTACTATCTGGGGACTTATCGCGGCGAGCCGATCATCGTCTTTGCCACGGGAATCAGTATCACCAATGCTGCCATGACTACGCAGATGGCGCTGGATTACTTCCCCATCGAGCGCGTGCTCTTTATGGGGATCGCCGGCGGGATCAACCCGCAGTGGAAGCCGGGCGACGTCGTCGTGCCGCAGTATTGGTACTATCATGACGAAAACCTCTACGCGAATCCCGACCCTGATCACCCCGGTGAGTATATCATCCCACCGCACCAGGCCGCCTACTACGCCGGGATGCCCGAGCGTATCTCCGCCGACCCGTTGATGCCGCATTATAGAAACGATGGCATGATCTTTTCGCGCGAGGTGGCCATCGTCAAAGACGGGCAACCGGAGCCGAAGCTGACGCCGTACTTCACCGTGGCCCCGGAGCTCTACGCAGCGGCGCAGGACGCGGTGGCCGGGATGGAACTGCCGAAGCTCGGCCAACGGACCGTGAAGCTCCAGGTCGGCGGGCGAGGGGTGAGCGGGTCTGTCTTTCTGGATAACCGCGACTACCGTGAATGGGTCTGGGAGGTCTACCAGGCCGAGGTTACGGACATGGAGTCCGCTGCCGTCGGGCAGGTATGCACGGTCAATGGCGTGGACTGGATCGTCATCCGTGCGGTGAGTGATCTGGCGGGTGGCCAGCACAAGCAGAACGAGCTGGATCTGTACAGCGTTCCGGCTTCGCGCTTTGGCACGCAGCTGCTCTTCGCTGTCCTCGATGAGCTGACTGAGGCCGGGCAGTAA
- the metH gene encoding methionine synthase, whose translation MVGERTNVTGSPRFRKLIKEDKFDEAIEVARQQVDNGANILDVNFDEGLLDSEACMTRFLNLLAGEPDISRIPIMIDSSKWSVIEAGLKCIQGKGIVNSISLKEGEETFKERARLCHRYGAAIVVMAFDEQGQAATRADKVRICQRAYKILTEEVGFPAEDIIFDPNILTVATGMEEHNNYAVDFIEAVREIKATCPLAKTSGGVSNISFSFRGNNRVREAMHAAFLYYAIEAGLDMGIVNAGMIEVYDEVDKELLTYVEDVLLNRREDATERLIEYAEQFKGQKGKDDAGAHQAWRDGTVEERLSHALVKGIGDHVEEDTEEARQKYGRPLYVIEGPLMDGMKVVGELFGAGKMFLPQVVKSARVMKRAVAYLTPYMEAEKADGESSSAGTFVIATVKGDVHDIGKNIVSVVLGCNSWKVVDLGVMVSCDKILEAAKKEKADIVGMSGLITPSLDEMIHNAQEMQRQGFTVPLLVGGATTSKAHTAIKIAPHYDQPIAQVPDASLVVGICNRLKNPKTRAEFVTELNAEHEKHRERHAKSTGRTKLLSIEEARSCPEQTDWATVDIPTLPRIGITEHELPLERVAEYIDWSPFFWSWQLKGVFPAILDHKTYGEQARILYDEAQALIADIIANKRFHCRGVTGFWPAQSNGDDVVIFNDTNAADPLATLHFLRQQKEKVGEDQTCLCMADFVAPQNSSRIDSIGAFAVTAGFEVERYAKTFEEKKDDYTAIMIKAIGDRFAEAAAEYLHKIVRDELGYGAEEGFTASDPLPAAAGEVNPHTAWMIKEQYRGIRPAAGYPSCPDHTEKDTIWKILEAEQRTGISLTENKAMNPPSSVSGLYFSHPKARYFNAGPIGRDQLEDYAARKGRPVEVMAKWLDYVLAG comes from the coding sequence ATCGTCGGCGAGCGCACGAACGTCACCGGCTCGCCGCGCTTCCGTAAATTAATCAAAGAGGACAAGTTCGACGAAGCCATCGAAGTCGCCCGCCAGCAGGTCGACAATGGCGCCAATATCCTCGACGTAAACTTCGACGAAGGCCTTCTCGACAGCGAGGCCTGCATGACGCGCTTTCTCAACCTCCTGGCCGGGGAGCCCGACATCTCGCGCATCCCGATCATGATCGACTCCTCCAAGTGGTCTGTCATCGAGGCGGGGCTCAAGTGCATCCAGGGCAAGGGCATCGTCAACTCCATCAGCCTGAAGGAGGGCGAAGAAACCTTTAAGGAGCGCGCCCGGCTCTGCCACCGGTACGGAGCCGCCATCGTCGTGATGGCCTTTGACGAGCAGGGACAGGCCGCCACCCGTGCCGACAAGGTCCGCATCTGCCAGCGCGCGTACAAGATCCTCACCGAGGAGGTCGGCTTCCCCGCCGAGGACATTATCTTCGACCCGAACATCCTCACCGTCGCTACCGGCATGGAGGAGCACAACAACTACGCGGTCGACTTCATCGAGGCCGTACGCGAAATCAAGGCCACCTGCCCGCTCGCCAAAACCAGCGGCGGCGTCAGTAACATTTCCTTCTCCTTCCGCGGTAACAACCGCGTCCGCGAGGCCATGCACGCGGCCTTCCTCTACTACGCCATCGAGGCCGGGCTCGACATGGGCATCGTCAACGCCGGCATGATCGAAGTCTATGACGAGGTCGACAAGGAGCTGCTCACCTACGTCGAGGACGTCCTGCTCAACCGCCGCGAAGACGCCACCGAGCGCCTCATCGAGTACGCTGAGCAGTTCAAGGGGCAGAAGGGCAAGGACGACGCCGGAGCCCATCAGGCCTGGCGGGACGGCACCGTCGAGGAGCGCCTCTCCCACGCCCTGGTCAAGGGCATCGGCGACCATGTCGAGGAGGACACCGAAGAGGCCCGCCAGAAGTACGGGCGCCCTCTGTACGTCATCGAAGGACCGCTCATGGATGGCATGAAGGTCGTCGGCGAGCTCTTTGGCGCCGGTAAGATGTTCCTGCCGCAGGTGGTTAAAAGCGCCCGCGTGATGAAGCGTGCTGTCGCCTACCTGACCCCGTACATGGAGGCCGAAAAGGCCGACGGCGAGTCGAGCAGCGCGGGGACTTTTGTCATCGCTACCGTCAAGGGCGACGTACACGACATCGGTAAAAACATCGTCAGCGTCGTGCTCGGGTGTAACAGCTGGAAGGTCGTTGACCTCGGCGTCATGGTTTCCTGTGACAAAATTCTCGAAGCCGCCAAGAAGGAGAAGGCGGACATCGTCGGCATGTCCGGACTGATCACGCCCTCGCTCGACGAGATGATCCACAACGCGCAGGAGATGCAGCGCCAGGGCTTTACGGTGCCGCTGCTCGTCGGCGGCGCCACCACCAGCAAGGCCCACACCGCGATCAAGATCGCCCCGCACTACGACCAGCCCATCGCGCAGGTGCCGGACGCTTCGCTCGTGGTCGGTATCTGCAACCGCCTGAAAAACCCGAAGACGCGCGCGGAGTTCGTCACCGAGCTCAACGCCGAGCACGAGAAACACCGCGAGCGCCACGCCAAGAGCACGGGCCGCACCAAGCTCCTCTCCATCGAGGAGGCCCGATCCTGCCCCGAGCAGACGGACTGGGCCACGGTGGACATCCCCACCCTGCCCCGCATCGGCATCACCGAGCACGAGCTACCGCTGGAGCGCGTAGCCGAGTATATCGACTGGTCGCCGTTCTTCTGGTCCTGGCAGCTGAAGGGCGTCTTCCCCGCGATCCTCGACCATAAGACTTACGGCGAGCAGGCCCGCATCCTCTATGACGAGGCGCAGGCACTCATCGCCGACATCATCGCCAACAAGCGCTTCCACTGCCGAGGCGTCACCGGCTTCTGGCCCGCCCAGAGCAATGGCGACGATGTAGTTATTTTCAATGACACCAACGCGGCCGACCCGCTGGCGACGCTCCATTTCCTGCGCCAGCAAAAGGAAAAAGTCGGCGAGGACCAGACCTGCCTGTGCATGGCCGACTTTGTCGCTCCGCAGAACTCCAGCCGCATCGACAGCATTGGCGCCTTTGCCGTCACGGCGGGCTTCGAGGTCGAGCGGTACGCCAAGACCTTCGAAGAGAAAAAGGACGACTACACTGCTATCATGATCAAGGCGATTGGCGACCGCTTCGCCGAGGCAGCCGCCGAGTATCTGCACAAGATCGTGCGCGACGAGCTCGGCTACGGCGCAGAGGAAGGCTTCACGGCCTCAGACCCCCTGCCCGCCGCCGCTGGCGAGGTCAACCCGCATACCGCCTGGATGATCAAGGAGCAGTACCGGGGCATCCGCCCGGCCGCTGGCTACCCCTCGTGTCCGGACCATACCGAAAAGGACACCATCTGGAAAATCCTTGAGGCCGAGCAACGCACGGGCATTTCACTGACGGAGAACAAGGCCATGAACCCGCCCAGCTCGGTCAGCGGGCTATACTTCTCGCACCCGAAGGCGCGCTACTTCAACGCCGGCCCCATCGGCCGCGACCAACTCGAAGACTACGCCGCCCGCAAGGGTCGCCCCGTCGAAGTGATGGCCAAGTGGCTCGACTACGTGCTGGCGGGGTAA
- a CDS encoding homocysteine S-methyltransferase family protein, with protein MKTSSDKPLSTRGQQIVQLLQERIVFLDGAMGTMIQQHKLQEEDFRGEKFKDVEKPLKGNNDLLVFTRPDVIAGIHKSFMEAGSDIIESNTFSGTSIAQADYGLEDIVYELNKTAVELARKSIDEFEATHPGRTCYVAGSIGPTNRTCSLSPDVERPEYRNVTFDQLVEAYTEQLRGLVDGGADVLLVETIFDTLNAKAALFAIEQFFDTREERLPVMISVTITDQSGRTLSGQTVEAFWHSIRHANPLSVGINCALGADLMRPYMEELSKIADCYTSCYPNAGLPNPLAPTGYDETPESISAALGEYAQSGFINIVGGCCGTTPAHVGAVVKEASKYPPRQVPEFAPRLRLSGLEGLTIG; from the coding sequence ATGAAAACCTCTTCCGATAAACCGCTCTCCACCCGCGGACAACAAATAGTACAGCTGCTGCAAGAGCGTATCGTCTTCCTCGACGGTGCCATGGGCACGATGATCCAACAGCACAAGCTGCAGGAGGAGGACTTCCGTGGGGAAAAGTTCAAAGACGTCGAGAAGCCCCTCAAGGGTAACAATGACCTGCTCGTCTTTACCCGGCCCGATGTCATCGCGGGTATCCACAAGTCCTTTATGGAGGCCGGCTCAGACATCATCGAGTCCAACACCTTCTCCGGTACCTCCATCGCCCAGGCCGACTACGGGCTCGAAGACATCGTCTACGAGCTCAACAAGACCGCCGTCGAGCTGGCCCGCAAAAGCATCGACGAGTTCGAGGCCACCCACCCCGGCCGCACCTGCTACGTGGCGGGCTCCATCGGCCCCACCAACCGAACCTGCTCACTCTCCCCCGATGTCGAGCGCCCCGAGTACCGCAACGTCACCTTTGACCAGCTCGTCGAGGCCTACACCGAACAGCTGCGCGGCCTCGTCGATGGCGGCGCGGACGTCCTGCTGGTGGAGACGATCTTCGACACGCTCAACGCCAAGGCCGCGCTTTTCGCCATCGAGCAGTTCTTCGACACCCGCGAGGAGCGCCTGCCGGTCATGATCTCGGTCACGATCACCGACCAGTCCGGGCGCACGCTCTCCGGGCAGACCGTCGAGGCCTTCTGGCACTCCATCCGCCACGCCAATCCCCTCTCAGTCGGGATCAACTGCGCGCTCGGCGCCGATCTGATGCGCCCCTACATGGAGGAGCTCTCCAAAATCGCCGACTGCTACACCTCCTGCTACCCGAACGCCGGGCTCCCCAACCCGCTCGCCCCGACCGGCTACGATGAGACCCCCGAGAGCATCTCCGCCGCCCTCGGCGAGTATGCCCAGAGCGGCTTCATCAACATCGTGGGCGGCTGCTGCGGGACGACTCCCGCGCACGTCGGTGCCGTCGTCAAGGAAGCCTCGAAATACCCGCCCCGCCAGGTCCCGGAGTTCGCACCCCGTCTGCGCCTGTCCGGACTCGAAGGGCTCACTATCGGCTGA
- the rsmG gene encoding 16S rRNA (guanine(527)-N(7))-methyltransferase RsmG: MTNALESLRAHLPAVSDAAWEQLALWAELMREWNERVNLVSRKDIDQLERHHLAPCLAVTGMLKLMHGARVIDVGTGGGLPGVPMAICYPQARFTLVDSVGKKIRVVEDIVKRLGLKNVEVRNCRVETIKTKYDFVTGRAVTDLAAFINWIRPLCRKGKTHSLPNGLLYWRGGDVQAEAAGLHSRLTRSLGLEEVLADTYFKDKYILQFKAEDLRREEPATRA, encoded by the coding sequence ATGACAAACGCTTTGGAATCTTTGCGGGCACACCTGCCTGCCGTGTCGGATGCCGCCTGGGAGCAACTGGCCCTCTGGGCAGAGCTCATGCGCGAATGGAACGAGCGGGTTAACCTCGTCTCGCGTAAGGATATCGACCAGCTTGAGCGCCATCACCTGGCCCCATGCCTGGCTGTCACGGGCATGCTCAAGCTCATGCATGGTGCACGCGTGATTGATGTGGGCACCGGGGGTGGGCTGCCCGGCGTGCCGATGGCGATCTGCTACCCGCAGGCACGCTTTACCCTGGTTGATTCCGTGGGGAAAAAGATTCGAGTCGTCGAGGATATCGTGAAGCGGCTCGGCCTGAAAAATGTAGAAGTCCGTAACTGCCGGGTTGAGACGATCAAAACGAAATACGATTTCGTCACCGGTCGGGCCGTCACGGATCTGGCTGCGTTTATTAACTGGATTCGCCCCCTGTGTCGCAAGGGGAAGACCCACTCCCTGCCCAACGGGCTGCTGTATTGGCGCGGTGGAGACGTCCAGGCCGAGGCGGCTGGCTTGCATTCACGGCTTACCCGGTCCCTCGGGCTTGAGGAGGTTCTGGCAGACACCTACTTCAAGGATAAGTACATCCTGCAATTCAAGGCTGAGGACCTGCGCCGGGAAGAGCCCGCTACCCGCGCATAG
- a CDS encoding type II secretion system F family protein encodes MAMLSQSAAANQAGGRKKKLSFADKQRLAKQRAYEKQARRKKIKLQELTVFTQQIASMLEAGLPLVSALDALQEQTENPVFRIIIREVRNDISSGTSFSDAVRKFPKAFPNLFVSMVEAGEASGALADIMAKVAVYFEESLGLMKKVKSAMAYPVAVITLAVVIVNVLLIKVIPVFAGMFKDFGAELPKPTQMLIDLSNFMQDYILFIIAGGVGLFFLYKKATKTPRGREVRDSVFLRLPIIGNLTRKINVSRFCRTYAILLRSGVPILRALEICSNASGNVFIEKACTGISRHISQGGQLSDVVAVTPYFPPMVKHMARAGEQTGNVDGMMNKIADFYDTEVDNIVGALTSLMEPILICVLGVIIGGIVIAMFLPIFQMSSVISN; translated from the coding sequence ATGGCCATGTTATCACAGAGCGCAGCCGCCAACCAGGCGGGTGGTAGAAAAAAGAAGCTCAGTTTCGCCGACAAACAGCGTTTGGCCAAACAACGCGCGTATGAGAAACAGGCCCGCCGCAAGAAGATCAAGCTTCAGGAGCTGACCGTCTTCACCCAGCAGATAGCGTCCATGCTGGAAGCCGGGCTCCCGCTAGTCTCAGCACTCGACGCCCTGCAGGAGCAGACCGAGAACCCGGTTTTCCGCATCATCATCCGGGAAGTCCGCAATGACATCTCCAGCGGGACATCCTTCTCCGACGCGGTTCGCAAATTCCCGAAAGCATTTCCCAACCTTTTCGTGAGCATGGTGGAGGCGGGTGAAGCCTCTGGTGCGCTGGCAGACATTATGGCCAAGGTGGCCGTCTACTTCGAAGAATCGCTCGGCCTGATGAAAAAGGTAAAGAGCGCGATGGCCTACCCGGTCGCAGTCATCACCCTGGCGGTCGTGATCGTGAACGTGCTCCTGATCAAGGTCATTCCGGTCTTCGCCGGTATGTTTAAGGACTTTGGGGCCGAGCTGCCTAAGCCAACCCAGATGCTGATCGACCTGAGTAATTTCATGCAGGATTACATCCTGTTTATCATCGCTGGCGGGGTGGGCTTGTTTTTTCTCTACAAGAAAGCCACCAAAACGCCGCGCGGCCGCGAGGTGCGCGACTCCGTCTTTCTGCGTCTGCCGATCATCGGGAACCTGACCCGCAAGATCAACGTCTCACGCTTTTGCCGGACCTATGCCATTCTGCTGCGCAGTGGTGTGCCCATCCTGCGTGCACTGGAGATTTGCTCTAATGCCTCGGGGAACGTTTTCATCGAAAAGGCCTGTACCGGCATCAGTCGCCACATCAGCCAGGGTGGACAGCTCTCGGACGTCGTCGCCGTCACTCCGTACTTTCCGCCCATGGTCAAGCACATGGCACGCGCCGGCGAGCAGACCGGTAACGTAGACGGCATGATGAACAAAATCGCGGACTTTTACGACACCGAGGTTGATAACATCGTGGGCGCCCTCACCTCTCTGATGGAGCCGATCCTGATCTGCGTATTGGGTGTGATTATCGGGGGTATCGTCATCGCTATGTTCCTGCCGATCTTCCAGATGTCCTCGGTCATCTCCAACTAA
- a CDS encoding DNA polymerase: MPQKKTARKSAKMAKKKVRAPGRLFILGFDAEWVRDTADTNDNQILSYQWYVINGDKRGGGLFLTKDTGRLSLEAFLSRSLESAKRRKLFSHYPKSVVLVSHFTRADLSSFSDYHDVLKCSFDNVRKSYTSLGVPYKVTLTDSNHNQRTVAVTLRDTMHIAPAGSSLEALGDLNGIGKVNLPAGMIAHMDQLLEQDPGLFETYAVRDAEIAAVHALKMAETSEDMFGEREVPITLGGMGVKYCLDLWRKEGVSSLAVLGQHEVEKTVYDPKTGRQKKIKEVKLLPELSDSENLVIDSYHGGRNESFYFGATQEDDWRDIDLKGAYSTAMATIPQPVWKRIEHTTDIDRYTLDAMGFANIQFVFPHTIRFPGLAVRHDGSLFFPREGDTYATAPEIALARAQGARVEIRSGVIVPLNRQQYPIRDIVLKATQSRNNAKTTLENKLYKELINSFYGKFAQGLRNRRGLNTRTGEVEDLPPSQITQAYFAAHITGLVRGVLSEIMNRIPEPYEVISVTTDGFITNAPESMTDEASGGPLCDMFRDARKVLTEGDDTILEDKHQVRQVLSWTTRGQATLKGAGGHKPILAKAGIKAPRGYDEAQQNQWIVNLFKDRDENSKLVVSQLKGMSAMYHEASGGLVEQLKDRSLRMDFDFKRQVDLHKKGMLPIDGLDHLWFKTLPWQRMEDCKRARDTIQRFRSEEKRCLKTLDDLDHFQRCYQAAALPKGMRRTAGGTMVDDAVRVLIRAMIKEQWGLGLMDRSYAKWCGWFGEHGYSVTLDQFKSAVRADVPMNAIELTPEVFGLIRRVKTEFPDFDHNALLTALPSADDEGDEWPEEIYEE, encoded by the coding sequence ATGCCTCAGAAGAAAACCGCCCGTAAATCCGCCAAAATGGCGAAAAAGAAAGTACGCGCGCCGGGCCGTCTGTTTATCCTTGGGTTTGATGCGGAGTGGGTGCGGGACACTGCGGACACGAACGACAATCAGATACTGAGCTACCAGTGGTATGTGATCAATGGGGACAAGCGTGGCGGAGGGCTGTTTTTGACCAAAGATACCGGACGTCTGAGCCTGGAGGCTTTTTTGTCTCGCAGTCTGGAATCCGCCAAACGCAGAAAGCTCTTCTCGCATTACCCGAAGTCAGTCGTACTTGTTTCCCATTTTACGCGAGCTGATCTGAGCTCGTTCAGCGACTACCATGACGTTCTCAAGTGCTCCTTTGATAATGTTCGCAAAAGCTACACCAGCCTGGGAGTTCCTTATAAAGTTACCCTGACGGACAGCAACCATAACCAACGTACGGTGGCTGTAACGCTGAGGGATACCATGCACATCGCTCCGGCTGGCAGTTCGCTGGAAGCGCTTGGTGACCTGAATGGTATTGGGAAGGTAAACCTTCCGGCTGGAATGATTGCTCACATGGATCAGTTGCTTGAGCAGGATCCCGGCTTGTTCGAAACGTACGCGGTCAGGGATGCTGAAATCGCCGCCGTGCACGCGCTAAAGATGGCAGAGACATCCGAGGACATGTTTGGCGAGCGTGAAGTCCCCATCACCCTCGGGGGCATGGGGGTGAAGTACTGTCTGGACCTTTGGCGCAAGGAAGGGGTTAGCTCGTTGGCTGTGCTTGGGCAGCATGAGGTTGAAAAGACCGTGTATGATCCGAAGACCGGTCGTCAGAAAAAGATAAAAGAGGTGAAGCTGTTGCCCGAGCTTTCGGATAGCGAAAACCTTGTGATCGACTCGTATCATGGTGGTCGTAACGAGTCTTTCTACTTTGGAGCGACTCAGGAGGATGACTGGCGGGACATCGACCTGAAGGGGGCCTACTCGACAGCGATGGCGACGATCCCTCAACCTGTCTGGAAGAGAATCGAGCACACGACAGACATTGATCGTTACACGCTGGATGCGATGGGCTTTGCTAATATTCAGTTCGTATTCCCACACACTATTCGTTTTCCTGGCTTGGCTGTCCGGCATGATGGGAGTCTGTTCTTTCCCAGGGAAGGTGATACTTATGCAACGGCCCCGGAAATAGCGCTGGCCCGTGCCCAGGGTGCACGCGTTGAAATCAGGAGCGGCGTGATTGTACCTCTGAATCGCCAGCAATATCCGATTCGTGACATCGTGCTGAAGGCTACGCAGTCCCGTAACAACGCCAAGACGACACTGGAAAACAAACTCTACAAGGAGCTGATCAATTCCTTTTACGGCAAGTTCGCACAAGGTCTCAGGAACCGCCGTGGGCTCAATACGCGCACGGGTGAGGTCGAGGACTTGCCTCCGTCCCAGATTACCCAGGCCTACTTCGCGGCTCACATCACGGGGCTGGTCCGTGGTGTACTTAGCGAGATCATGAATCGCATACCGGAGCCATACGAGGTGATCAGCGTGACGACCGACGGGTTTATTACCAATGCACCGGAGTCGATGACTGATGAGGCTTCCGGTGGTCCTCTATGCGATATGTTCCGGGATGCCCGTAAGGTGCTTACAGAGGGTGACGATACTATTCTCGAAGATAAGCATCAGGTGCGTCAGGTCTTGTCGTGGACCACACGTGGCCAGGCAACTCTTAAGGGGGCTGGTGGGCATAAGCCCATTCTGGCAAAGGCAGGCATCAAGGCCCCGAGGGGATATGATGAGGCTCAGCAGAATCAGTGGATCGTGAATCTGTTCAAGGACCGGGACGAGAACAGCAAGCTGGTGGTATCTCAGCTCAAGGGCATGAGCGCCATGTACCATGAAGCGTCGGGTGGTTTGGTGGAACAGCTTAAAGACCGCTCCCTGCGTATGGACTTTGATTTTAAGCGGCAGGTTGATCTGCACAAGAAGGGCATGCTGCCCATTGACGGGCTGGATCACCTATGGTTCAAGACGCTTCCCTGGCAGCGTATGGAGGACTGCAAAAGGGCTCGTGACACTATCCAGCGGTTTCGCAGTGAAGAGAAGCGGTGCTTAAAGACTCTCGATGATCTGGACCATTTTCAGCGTTGTTATCAGGCTGCTGCATTGCCCAAGGGGATGCGACGAACGGCGGGAGGAACGATGGTCGATGATGCTGTTCGTGTGCTTATCCGAGCGATGATAAAGGAGCAATGGGGCTTGGGGCTCATGGACCGAAGCTATGCGAAATGGTGTGGGTGGTTCGGCGAGCATGGCTACTCGGTGACGCTTGACCAGTTCAAGAGCGCGGTAAGAGCCGATGTGCCCATGAATGCTATCGAGCTAACCCCGGAGGTGTTTGGCCTGATTCGCAGGGTTAAGACGGAGTTTCCGGATTTCGATCATAATGCGCTGCTTACGGCCTTGCCTTCTGCTGATGACGAGGGCGATGAATGGCCGGAGGAAATCTACGAAGAGTAG
- a CDS encoding helix-turn-helix transcriptional regulator, translated as MRAKHNLTQEEFAQLAGIGYKFYQQIEGARKKEIWLSTVERLAAPYGLRAWQLLAPTMPEGSKLIRKAPSSRVHRR; from the coding sequence TTGAGGGCCAAGCATAACCTGACGCAGGAGGAGTTCGCGCAACTGGCGGGCATCGGCTATAAGTTCTATCAGCAGATCGAAGGAGCCCGAAAGAAAGAGATCTGGCTATCTACCGTGGAACGTCTCGCCGCCCCCTATGGGCTTCGTGCCTGGCAACTCTTGGCCCCCACCATGCCCGAGGGCTCCAAGCTGATCCGCAAAGCACCCAGTAGTCGGGTGCATCGACGGTGA
- a CDS encoding helix-turn-helix transcriptional regulator has protein sequence MRKQLGLSQEGLAREIGVSFSSISRWESGKTVPMPLQRSQLNRFCTKMCKKGLLDLSAFNFDS, from the coding sequence ATGCGAAAACAGCTCGGACTGAGTCAGGAGGGTCTCGCGAGAGAGATTGGTGTCAGCTTTTCAAGCATTAGCAGGTGGGAAAGCGGCAAAACCGTACCTATGCCCCTGCAACGCAGTCAGCTGAATCGGTTCTGCACCAAAATGTGCAAAAAAGGACTGCTGGATCTGTCTGCTTTCAATTTCGATTCGTAA